A portion of the Phacochoerus africanus isolate WHEZ1 chromosome 5, ROS_Pafr_v1, whole genome shotgun sequence genome contains these proteins:
- the SH2D6 gene encoding SH2 domain-containing protein 6, whose amino-acid sequence MVRLGSRAAQDQPGRSKPRLGPPLPPPRCADSPAWRKDAPRPSPLSVPGTWRHREEEEEEEDEYELPPCEALPFRRAPGHLPGTEDSLYLGEIWEIGAGAWVVRRDGKVPTREESPGLATSPSVWPGAVRGALSWQSPKPLGWAERGMEGPQPGMVNSLPARPTPGCHFPATALCPQPKAVMSLQEALKQGWPFGKRELGAPARVVPGPAKKPEEDIYLECEPSPAFTQTLSSQVPTSLVPLPRTSEGPRPTAAPQEAQNGASNVTSRGRSSLSSVAATQNTSAAEGQEGGLLGQPWYAGNCDRHAVESALLRLQKDGAYTIRPSSGPHGSQPFTLAVLLHGRVFNIPIRQLDGGRHYALGREGRNHEELFSSVVAMVQHYVQHPLPLVDRHSGSRQLTCLLFPTKP is encoded by the exons ATGGTGAGACTTGGTTCTAGGGCAGCCCAG GACCAGCCCGGCAGGAGCAAGCCCAG GTTGGGGCCACCTCTTCCACCCCCTAGATGCGCAG ACTCCCCAGCTTGGAGGAAAGATGCCCCCCGGCCATCTCCTCTGTCTGTCCCAGGCACCTGGAGACACAGG gaggaggaggaagaggaggaggatgaatATGAGCTGCCCCCCTGTGAGGCTCTGCCCTTCCGCCGAGCCCCCGGCCACCTTCCTGGCACTGAGGACTCTTTGTACTTGGGTGAGATCTGGGAAATTGGGGCGGGGGCTTGGGTGGTCAGGCGGGATGGGAAGGTCCCCACAAGGGAAGAGAGCCCAGGCCTGGCCACTTCTCCCTCTGTTTGGCCTGGGGCGGTGAGGGGGGCTCTCAGCTGGCAGTCACCGAAGCCTCTTGGCTGggcagagagagggatggaggga cctcagcccgGGATGGTGAACAGCCTCCCCGcccgccccaccccaggctgccaTTTCCCA GCCACAGCCTTGTGCCCACAGCCCAAGGCAGTCATGAGCCTGCAGGAAGCCCTGAAGCAGGGCTGGCCCTTTGGGAAGCGAG aGCTGGGTGCACCGGCCCGAGTG GTGCCAGGCCCTGCAAAGAAGCCGGAAGAGGACATCTACCTGGAGTGTGAGCCCAGTCCAG CCTTCACTCAGACTCTGAGCTCCCAAGTCCCCACATCCCTAGTTCCTCTGCCAAGGACATCAGAGGGACCCAG GCCCACTGCAGCCCCCCAGGAAGCTCAGAAT GGAGCATCAAATGTCACCTCCAGAG GAAGATCCTCTCTTTCCTCTGTAGCTGCCACCCAGAACACCTCGGCTGCTGAG GGACAGGAAGGTGGTCTGCTGGGCCAGCCTTGGTACGCAGGGAACTGTGACCGCCATGCTGTTGAGAGTGCCCTGCTCCGACTCCAAAAG GATGGGGCCTACACCATACGCCCCAGCTCAGGCCCTCATGGCTCCCAGCCCTTCACTCTGGCAGTGCTTCTCCATGGCCGGGTCTTCAACATTCCCATCCGGCAGCTGGATGGCGGGCGCCACTATGCCCTGGGCCGGGAGGGCAGGAACCACGAGGAG CTCTTCTCCTCCGTGGTCGCCATGGTCCAGCACTACGTGCAGCACCCCCTGCCGCTCGTGGACCGACACAGCGGCAGCCGGCAGCTCACCTGCCTGCTCTTTCCCACCAAGCCCTGA